The genomic interval GGCTGTTAGCCAGGGAGGAGGCTCAGCTAGCAGGGTGCACATGTCACACATGAGAGGCCTCGGGTTGGTGTCTAGCCCCTGCAAGTATCACCAAGCGGTGCTCTCATCTCTCATTACATtagtaaataacttttttttaaaaagcatgactGTTTGTACTAGAACAGCTTAGTAAAGTGAAACTTTGGCATTCCTGGTCATAGCCATTGTGCCTTCATGCAGGAACCAGTGGCATCCTGGTTTCCCAAGGAAGGTTCTCTGGTCAGATAAGGATGATATGTCCATGGGTTCATTCACAGTGCTATGTCCTTGAGTCTGAATGACCCTGGCCACTCACATCCTATCTTCCTCTGACCAGGCTGGATGGGATGGCACTCCGGACACCTCCCCAGGTGCCCTAGAGGTTGTGGTGGCTGGGCTGGCATTCAGCCCAGAGACTAGAGAGTCCTGCTTCTGATAGTTTCTCGGAATGcaatctccctcccctccagatccatgagaaagaagaggaggaggaattcaATGAGAAGAGTGAGCACGATTCTGGCATCAACGAGGAGCCTCTTCTCACAGCGGACCAGGTAGGATGGGCTCTTGCTCAGTGCTGGTGATGCTAGGTTCTTTCTTGGAGGACATGTGTAAGAAAACAAGGTTGCCAGTTACTTACAGTAGATGAAAAAATGTCTGATTTTGTGGTGTCTGTGGTGACATGGGGCAAGTCTTCAGTGAGAGATTCCATTTCTCTTTATGCCTTAGTTTACCCTGAGTCCTGACTTGGCTTGGATGGGTTCTGTGTTTGATGACAGCCTGGGGTAGCCCCTCTGCAGACAGTCTCTGGTTCCTGCTCAGCCTCCCACTGTCCTCATTGTAGTTGGAGTCAAAACAGTTAAGTGAGGCCCCCAGACACCCATTCTTCCAAAAATAGAAGTGACAGATGAGCCTTTTGTGATGGACATTTTCTCATATAAAACACCAAGGAAGAAATGATCCAGTGCTTCATATTTGATTGAGTCACttatattttgatttttgaaTGAAGTGAGGTCTTTGGTTCCTCATTCAGCCTTTTAACGGTGCTTGTTTTGAGCAGGCATTGTGTAAGATTTCTCATAATGTAGTTCTGAAAAGGCACCTCCAGGAGCCTATGAGGGCTGAAAGTTCTTTTTAGTGGAAGAAATTCCTATTTGTGGGTGAAAGGTGTGCTAGACACAGGTAAGATTCAGAGATTGACAGGAACCAGATACAAATGAATAGGAGTCAACAATTACTGTAGTGAATTTTAGAGGAAATTACAGGTCAGTGATAACTGAGAGAGTAACTCAACCATCAAATTCTCAAGGGGGTTCCTGTCATTGGTTGCATTCTGTCTTTTGGTCATTAAAGATGAACATATCCCCTACCTTTCTGAGGGGAGATGAGGTGAAGTAGCACAGGACACCAGGTCCAGCCTCTTGTGAAGGAATGTGGACAACAGACACATGACCAGCCCCGTCTTTGCTTCTTCCATCCTCTTCCTGTGCTGGCTATTCCCGCACAAGGGAGTCCCACCAGATtcctttgggcagatgaccctttTGCTCAGAGCTGTCCCCTTCCAGAGCCTAGAGGAGAACTGAGTTTCTTATCAATTTACTATTTTCCCAGCCTTGCCTATATGTTTCCTAGTATCCTGTTCACTTTTGCTTGTTGCTGGGCAGTTTTAGCTCCTGTCTAGGTTGTTTCTGGAAAGAGAGTTCTTTCCTGTGTGTGAAAAAGCCTCCCCTCGGCAAGTGGTTCTGGAAACATGCTTTTGAGCTAGTCATATGCACTATGACAATTAATGGACtgggttttttttattaaagtcaGGCAGTTAAAATAGTCTCCCAATTAGAGATAAAGTTCCGGGCAGAGGGAAGTAGCTGCTCTCTTTCAGGCAGCTGTGCTTGGTTTCCTGAAAGTTGATGATTTCCAATGAAGCACTCATCCAAATAGTACTCTTGGAAGAGGTCTGACATTCTAGAGTGCTttacattagagagagagagaaagagaaagagagggaggggggcttTTGGTCAAGTCAGGAGGCCTTTGGTCagctctgtttttattattagtcTTCATTCATTCAATAACGAAAGTGCTTCTTCAGGAATTTGATGGACAGCAACAACTGTCCTAACTGGATCAGAACTCAAGCTTGAGTGTTCCTCCTCGGGTAAGAACAGAACCCACGGCTTGCCTGTGTCCTTGCTGCAGGTGATCGAGGAGATTGAGGAGATGATGCAGAACTCCCCAGAccctgagggagaggaggaggaggaggaggagggcctggAGGAAGATGATGTTGCAGAGACCTCATCCCAGGCCGACTCGGTGCTGCTGCAGGAGATGCAGGCCCTGACACAGACCTTCAACAATAACTGGTCCTTCGAAGGTGAGGCCCCCAGGGAAGCGCTGGGCCACCCCTGATACcacctataagccagagctcagtggtACTGTagtctcttcctctcattaaataaacaagtaaaacacacacacgcacacacacattacacacactcacatcacacacactcacatcacATCACAAAACCACAGTGCTATTCTTCTTGCTGGCCCACCCCTGCACTTTCAGGGTATTACTTGGCTGATTAAGGCACAAGGCAGCCCCCCCAGGGGGGTGGTCTTGTCTGTGGCAGTATTGGGCAGAGCCTTGGGTAGCCAGGAGGCAGGGATAGGTCATCCCGGGATGGTCTCTCCCTGCAGGACTGAGGCATATGTCCGGGCATGAGCTGGGCGAGCTGCTGGACCAGGTGGAAGGCGCTATCCAAGACTTCTCGGAAGAGCTGGTACAGCAGCTGGCCCGGCGGGATGAGCTTGAGTTTGAAAAGGAAGTGAAGAACTCTTTCATCACGGTGCTTATCGAGGTGCAAAACAAGCAGAAGGAGCAGCGCGAGCTGATGAAGAAGAGGCGGAAAGAGAAAGGGCTGAGCCTGCAAAGCAGCCGGATAGACAAGGGCAGCCAGATGCCGCTCAAGGTACGGGGCTCAGCAGACCTGGGGCCCCAGGAACGCAGGGCCCAGCAGGGAAACACTGGGGAGACAGGGCATGAGTGAATGTGGCAGGTCTGGGCTGACCTGAGACGGGGCTGGCCGTGGGTGCTGAGAGCAGGCCTCTCTCCCCCAGCGTTTCAGCATGGAAGGCATCTCCAACATTCTGCAGAGCGGCATCCGCCAGACTTTCGGCTCCTCAGGGACAGACAAACAGGTACAACCACCCTGTCCCCCTTTTCATTCCTTTGAAGTTCTATTTAGCTCAGAAAATGATTTTAGCAGCATCTACTCAAGTCCCTCCCTCCACAGACAGGAGGCATCTCCCCAAAGCTGTGCCTGCACTCTGGATGGAGTTCTGGGGTGTCCCCAAGGTCCAGGGTGAGTCTGCTGCAGAAGCACCTCACATCCAGCAGAGGGAGCAAATCCAACCTACTAacctacctacacacacacacacacccacacacacacacacaccacaccacaccacaccataccacacacacacaccacgcacacaccacacacacacacacacacacacaccaaacacacacataccccaaatccaactacacacacacacatacatacaccccAGATccaaccccccaccacacacacacacacacacacacacacacacacacacatacacatacacacacccagggtgggtggtagtgcactggaagTGCACCAGAATTCCATGTTTGAGGGCCCCTCAAACCcagcaccatcaaaagccagagctcagcagtgctgtggtcctttttttaattctcctcattcataaatatatctttttcttttttttaaagaaactattaaCTGTCAAACATAACATAAATGTGCTCTCACctgggaggagagaaagccacCAGAAAAGTTTCCAGTGCCAGAAGAAAGCACAGAATGAGATGAAGGGGGCCATTGTTGTGTCTAATTCAGCAAAGCCTCACTGTTGGGGAATGGGCCCTCAGCAGAGGGGTGCATGCTCTGGGCACTGCTGAGAAAACCAGGTCCCGTGGTTCCCACACTGACATGCACTAGAGCACAGCGAGGGACTGTGTCTCAGGCCCTgtgctgtctgtctcctagtaTCTCAACACCGTCATTCCCTATGAGAAGAAAGCCTCCCCTCCATCGGTGGAAGACCTCCAGATGCTGACCAACAGTGAGTCCCCCCTCAGCACCCCCCCAACCCCTAGTCTCAGGAACCCTTTGAGATGATCACAGCACTGGCCCTGCTGGGGTAGATTGTATGTACAGCTGTAGTGGGGCGGGTAGGGGGACTGAGGAACATCTGCCACGACTATATGCTGCCCAACCCCACCAACTCAGCACCTGCCACGCAGGCTGGGAAATCTGGCTTCAGCCAGAGCAGAGACTTGCCAGGAAAAGAGGAGCTGGTGGAAGATCTGAGGTAGAGAGGGTTCAGGCCTGTGCTTCCACTCAGCTCTGCTGCCTCTAGGTTGCCCTGGCTGGACTGGTGGCCCTCAGTCTAGGCCCAGGCTGCGtttagtgaggagagagagagagagagagagagagatatttctcAAGTGGGCTCAGACTGACTGGAAAGAAGAAGCTGGTTTTCCTTCCAGGCAGCGCCTGCCTCTTTGCCCCCACTCTGCTCTGTTGTCAAATATTAATAAACACATCGGGCCAGGGAGAAAGCTATGTGTCATAAAGATGCCTTTGTGGGCAGATTCTCTTTTTTGTGCACCAAATGCTATAACCCGCAAAGGGCTGTAGCCACATGGCCTTTGGTCTCAGCTAGATTCTTTTAGAAGTGGAAACCCAGGCTGGGCTGAGCCACTCAGAGCATCCCAGGGCCCATCTTCTCGGCTATGGCTAAGCCAGTGTGGCACCTGTGAGGGCTGGGCAGCCCAAAGCAGTTTCATTCTGGGGCCAAAAGGGCTTCGTCCTTTCAGCCAGGAAGACAGATATCTGCCAGTCCAGTGCcaaactgctctttttttttttttttagaatttatttattcccttttgttgtcctggttgttttattgttgtagttattaatgttgtcattgttggataggacagagagaaataaagagaggaggggaaagacagaaaggggcagagaaagataggcacctgcagacctgcttcactgcttgtgaagcgacccccctgcaggtggggaaccgggggctcgacaAACTACTCTTCTTTATGTCAGCTTGGAGAACAAAAGCTAGAGGTTCTGGCTGAGTAAATCCTGCCAAATCAGCAGCTTCCATGCCCTTGAGAATCTAGACTttaaaaagcagaagtacattgaCTGCCTCTTAACTCAAAATTCTTTTCTGTGCATAAAAAGGCACAAAGGTTACTtcactgacttatttatttagaggGGAGCAGATAGATATGGAACAACTTTGCATAGGGGTGTGTTTTCACAAATAGTACCTGAGAAGTATTGTGAACCAACCTAGAAGGTTAACATCTAGCAAGCAGGCTCTCATAGTCAGAGAAACAATGGATTTATCACAGAGGCTCACTGAGCCATCAGTGTGAAATCCTTTCATTTCAATAAGAGGCTTTGGGCTTGTTTACATTTTCAAgttaattgacaaaaccatagccaGAGAATGCTCATCATTTAGAATACTTTGGAAAGACAAgtgaacaaagggaaataaataatccACTGCCTTCGCCACCATGACGCCTATTTTGGTGTTTTTCAGCCATGATGTTTTATGTCTTTTCCCTCCAGTTAGGGTTACACTGGCTATAAAGTCTTGCATTCTGATTTTAGTCACATCAGCTAACATTTGGCTAACATTCTCCTTTATGGCTCTCTCTCCCAGCACATGGGAACTCTAATATTTCATTCCTTTGAGATGGAAAAAACCTTTGCCATCTTCCCTGAAtactgattcccctgcaggtcctGAAAGCTCTGTCCTGCATGGCCATGTATGGATTGGGGACAATGTGTCTGTCCACTGTGCCTGAGCCAAGGACAAGGGCCAAAGACTGGCTCTCAAGACAGGACAGCACATATTAAGTCTGGGTTTAAAAGATCAATTTATATACGGAAATGAGCATGAGCATAGCTATTGTGTGTTTATGTTATGTATTTTGCTACCAGGTTTATCCTGTGCATGTGTGATTCCTTACCTCCCAgtgtactctttttaaaaaaaaaaaaaaaaagacagaaggtgagaaaaagagaggagcagagaacagCAACAGAAGCATTGGCACTATAGTTCTGCTtcttgcttatgaagcttcccctctctgTAGTACTCCCACACTGTGGTCTCAGACTGGGGTCCTCTCATGGCCTAAAGTGTGCActgtaccagctgagctatctcctgacccctgtATCTTTCCGGCTGTCTCTGAGGTGCATCATCTGGTGTGTCTATGCTCAGAGGTAAAGCTGGGATAAGCATGTGTCTAAAAGTCACACAAGGCCTCctggcctctctccttccctgggcCTGGCCGCTGACTTATGTCTACTCAGGCTTTGTCATCACCACTCTGGGTGTGTGGAGTCACTTTCCATTGCACTGGCTCAGAGCTATGTGAAGCTAACCTGGACAGAAAGGACTTGAAATGGACAGTGAGCCCTGGGCTGCCCCAAGTGTTGTGGCCAGCTGGTCTCATCGTTTCCTGGGCTTGCCAGTTGCTCCAGTGTCACTGGGAACAGCTGGCAGGAAGGTGGAGCTGAAAGCAGCACTGCTATGAACACACTTGCCCAGGGCGCCACCTTATCTGCGTACTCTTCCAGATTCTTAAGAGTTAATATTGGGGTGTGTATGTTTTCCTTGAGAGTTAACCATTGTCCTGTGCCTTC from Erinaceus europaeus chromosome 20, mEriEur2.1, whole genome shotgun sequence carries:
- the FEZ1 gene encoding fasciculation and elongation protein zeta-1 isoform X2, with amino-acid sequence MEAPLVSLDEEFEDLRPCCSEEQEEKPHCFYGSSPHHLEDPSLSELENFSSEIISFKSMEDLVNEFDEKLNVCFRNYNAKTENLAPVKNQFQIQEEEETLQDEEVWGALTDNYIPSLSEDWRDPNIEALNGNSSDTEIHEKEEEEEFNEKSEHDSGINEEPLLTADQVIEEIEEMMQNSPDPEGEEEEEEEGLEEDDVAETSSQADSVLLQEMQALTQTFNNNWSFEGLRHMSGHELGELLDQVEGAIQDFSEELVQQLARRDELEFEKEVKNSFITVLIEVQNKQKEQRELMKKRRKEKGLSLQSSRIDKGSQMPLKRFSMEGISNILQSGIRQTFGSSGTDKQYLNTVIPYEKKASPPSVEDLQMLTNILFAMKEDNEKVPTLLTDYILKVLCPT
- the FEZ1 gene encoding fasciculation and elongation protein zeta-1 isoform X4, with product MKNWSGVWGALTDNYIPSLSEDWRDPNIEALNGNSSDTEIHEKEEEEEFNEKSEHDSGINEEPLLTADQVIEEIEEMMQNSPDPEGEEEEEEEGLEEDDVAETSSQADSVLLQEMQALTQTFNNNWSFEGLRHMSGHELGELLDQVEGAIQDFSEELVQQLARRDELEFEKEVKNSFITVLIEVQNKQKEQRELMKKRRKEKGLSLQSSRIDKGSQMPLKRFSMEGISNILQSGIRQTFGSSGTDKQYLNTVIPYEKKASPPSVEDLQMLTNILFAMKEDNEKVPTLLTDYILKVLCPT
- the FEZ1 gene encoding fasciculation and elongation protein zeta-1 isoform X3, translating into MKNWSGVWGALTDNYIPSLSEDWRDPNIEALNGNSSDTEERERNRQTEKERNYSIVPPLMLLPSVQVLLCGGQGLGPCSLHMIHEKEEEEEFNEKSEHDSGINEEPLLTADQVIEEIEEMMQNSPDPEGEEEEEEEGLEEDDVAETSSQADSVLLQEMQALTQTFNNNWSFEGLRHMSGHELGELLDQVEGAIQDFSEELVQQLARRDELEFEKEVKNSFITVLIEVQNKQKEQRELMKKRRKEKGLSLQSSRIDKGSQMPLKRFSMEGISNILQSGIRQTFGSSGTDKQYLNTVIPYEKKASPPSVEDLQMLTNILFAMKEDNEKVPTLLTDYILKVLCPT
- the FEZ1 gene encoding fasciculation and elongation protein zeta-1 isoform X1, whose protein sequence is MEAPLVSLDEEFEDLRPCCSEEQEEKPHCFYGSSPHHLEDPSLSELENFSSEIISFKSMEDLVNEFDEKLNVCFRNYNAKTENLAPVKNQFQIQEEEETLQDEEVWGALTDNYIPSLSEDWRDPNIEALNGNSSDTEERERNRQTEKERNYSIVPPLMLLPSVQVLLCGGQGLGPCSLHMIHEKEEEEEFNEKSEHDSGINEEPLLTADQVIEEIEEMMQNSPDPEGEEEEEEEGLEEDDVAETSSQADSVLLQEMQALTQTFNNNWSFEGLRHMSGHELGELLDQVEGAIQDFSEELVQQLARRDELEFEKEVKNSFITVLIEVQNKQKEQRELMKKRRKEKGLSLQSSRIDKGSQMPLKRFSMEGISNILQSGIRQTFGSSGTDKQYLNTVIPYEKKASPPSVEDLQMLTNILFAMKEDNEKVPTLLTDYILKVLCPT